In Bufo gargarizans isolate SCDJY-AF-19 chromosome 6, ASM1485885v1, whole genome shotgun sequence, a single genomic region encodes these proteins:
- the EIF4EBP2 gene encoding eukaryotic translation initiation factor 4E-binding protein 2, whose product MSTGHQHSQSRAIPTRTIPISDSSQLPHDYCTTPGGTLFSTTPGGTRIIYDRKFLLDRRNSPLAQTPPRRLPDIPGVTSPSTVVEVPKVETNNLNNHDRKTTIGDDAQFEMDI is encoded by the exons ATGTCAACCGGACACCAGCACAGCCAGAGCCGGGCCATCCCCACCAGGACCATCCCCATCAGCGACTCCTCTCAGCTACCTCATGACTACTGCACCACCCCCGGGGGCACGCTCTTCTCCACCACCCCTGGAG GTACAAGGATCATCTATGATCGTAAGTTTCTCTTGGACCGTCGCAATTCCCCCCTGGCTCAGACCCCACCCCGCCGCTTGCCTGATATCCCTGGAGTGACCAGCCCCAGTACTGTTGTAGAAGTGCCCAAAGTAGAAACGAACAACTTGAACAATCATGACAGAAAGACTACTATTG GTGATGATGCTCAGTTTGAAATGGACATCTAA